From the Pseudoalteromonas tunicata genome, one window contains:
- the tolR gene encoding protein TolR has protein sequence MYQRKKRRPVAEINVVPYIDVMLVLLIIFMATAPLITHGVKVELPKMEQSELVESKDAPPIVISINAEGKYFASIGIDPEEPMDAIDIAAQVKLALDKEPLTPVMLKGDGRVSYQEVLLLMDFLKRAGVPSVGLMTESFEK, from the coding sequence ATGTATCAGCGTAAAAAACGTCGCCCTGTCGCAGAAATTAATGTTGTGCCCTATATCGATGTTATGTTGGTATTACTGATTATTTTTATGGCTACAGCTCCGCTCATTACTCATGGTGTTAAAGTTGAGCTGCCTAAAATGGAGCAATCTGAACTTGTTGAAAGTAAAGACGCACCGCCGATAGTGATATCAATTAATGCCGAGGGCAAATATTTTGCCAGTATTGGCATTGACCCTGAAGAGCCTATGGATGCTATCGACATTGCAGCACAAGTAAAACTTGCCCTAGACAAAGAGCCACTTACACCAGTTATGTTAAAAGGTGATGGCCGAGTGTCTTATCAAGAAGTGTTGTTATTGATGGACTTTTTAAAACGTGCAGGTGTGCCTTCGGTGGGCTTGATGACTGAATCTTTTGAGAAATAA
- the ruvB gene encoding Holliday junction branch migration DNA helicase RuvB produces the protein MIEADRLIAPSEAGNEDSIDRAIRPKMLADYTGQPHVKGQMEIFIQAANSRQEALDHLLIFGPPGLGKTTLANIVANELGVSIKTTSGPVLEKAGDLAAMLTNLEAHDVLFIDEIHRLSPHIEEILYPAMEDYQLDIMIGEGPAARSIKLDLPPFTLIGATTRAGSLTSPLRDRFGIVQRLEFYSVADLSSIVKRSAHYLNLQMDDEGANEIAMRSRGTPRIANRLLRRVRDYAQVKADGTVNQHIASLALDMVDVDKQGFDFMDRKYLLAVIEKFSGGPVGLDNIAAAIGEERETIEDVIEPYLIQQGFIQRTPRGRIVSDRAYLHFGLMIKES, from the coding sequence ATAGTATAGATCGTGCTATTCGACCAAAAATGCTGGCCGATTATACCGGTCAGCCACATGTAAAAGGGCAGATGGAGATTTTCATTCAAGCTGCTAATAGCAGGCAAGAAGCGCTCGATCATTTACTTATTTTTGGCCCTCCAGGGCTTGGTAAAACCACACTTGCCAACATTGTTGCCAATGAATTAGGCGTTAGTATCAAAACAACATCAGGTCCTGTGCTTGAAAAAGCGGGTGACTTAGCTGCAATGCTCACTAATCTTGAAGCGCATGATGTTCTATTTATTGATGAAATTCATCGGCTCAGTCCACATATTGAAGAAATTTTATATCCAGCAATGGAAGACTACCAACTTGATATCATGATTGGTGAAGGCCCCGCCGCTCGTTCAATTAAGCTCGATTTGCCCCCATTTACCTTAATTGGTGCAACTACACGGGCAGGTTCATTAACATCACCGCTTCGAGATCGATTTGGTATTGTGCAGCGGTTAGAGTTTTATTCTGTTGCAGATTTATCCAGTATTGTAAAACGCTCAGCCCATTACCTAAATTTGCAAATGGATGATGAAGGTGCCAACGAAATAGCTATGCGTTCTCGCGGCACCCCACGTATTGCAAATCGTTTGCTTCGTCGTGTTCGTGATTACGCACAGGTTAAAGCTGATGGTACAGTTAATCAACACATTGCAAGTCTTGCGCTAGATATGGTGGATGTTGATAAGCAAGGGTTTGATTTTATGGATAGAAAGTATCTACTGGCTGTAATTGAAAAGTTTTCAGGTGGCCCAGTTGGTCTTGATAATATTGCAGCGGCTATAGGTGAAGAACGAGAAACCATTGAAGATGTGATTGAGCCGTATTTAATTCAGCAGGGTTTTATTCAGCGTACGCCTCGAGGGCGGATTGTGTCCGACAGAGCTTATCTACATTTTGGCTTAATGATTAAAGAAAGTTAA
- the tolQ gene encoding protein TolQ, with the protein MTTELSFIDLILKASFLVQLVMLMLVGLSVISWTMIFQRQKALHNAQIQAKKFEDKFWSGTDLSKIYTELSARQQGLDGLESLFTAGFKEFARLSKSNLTAAGTIMDGTHRAMRVALSREMEKLESSLSFLATVGSISPYIGLFGTVWGIMNAFIALGQVKQATLQMVAPGIAEALIATAMGLFAAIPAVIAYNRFAHKVEKIESSYGNFMEEFSNILHRQAVAQNEAQQ; encoded by the coding sequence GTGACCACGGAACTTTCATTTATTGATCTAATTTTAAAAGCCAGCTTTTTAGTACAGTTGGTAATGTTAATGTTGGTTGGCTTATCAGTTATCTCATGGACTATGATTTTTCAGCGTCAAAAAGCACTTCATAATGCTCAAATTCAAGCTAAGAAATTCGAAGATAAATTTTGGTCAGGTACTGACTTAAGTAAAATATACACAGAACTTTCAGCCCGCCAACAGGGCTTAGATGGTTTAGAGTCTTTATTTACGGCAGGATTTAAAGAGTTTGCTCGATTATCAAAAAGTAACTTAACTGCGGCAGGCACCATAATGGATGGTACTCATCGTGCGATGCGTGTTGCGCTTTCTCGTGAAATGGAAAAACTAGAATCGAGTTTGTCTTTTTTAGCTACTGTTGGTTCAATCAGCCCTTATATTGGTTTATTTGGTACCGTGTGGGGGATTATGAACGCATTTATTGCATTAGGTCAGGTAAAACAGGCCACTTTGCAAATGGTTGCACCGGGCATAGCCGAAGCTTTGATTGCAACTGCAATGGGTTTATTTGCTGCTATCCCTGCTGTGATTGCCTATAACCGTTTTGCTCACAAAGTTGAAAAAATAGAATCAAGCTATGGTAATTTTATGGAAGAGTTTTCAAATATTCTTCATCGCCAAGCGGTTGCGCAAAATGAGGCGCAACAGTAA
- the tolA gene encoding cell envelope integrity protein TolA: MLPSLLKSTSLHIALVVVLVLSTNFQSSEPKVLEVQLNSPQELANNKQAVEAISVDQKAVNQRIEELKKQDAEKKRTEQQRLRDLEKRAENAKKQREEEARRIKKLEQQRKQKELEKKEADVAAAQAQKKQQDEQKKAKQAEDEKLKSQKAAQDALAERKKQEEALKKAEQERLKKEAEAKAEAERKRRQAQEEQMLQEQLAQEQAARNRAKRQQVLTEVEKYQAMIQARIQQNLLQDEKMKGKQCKVNIKLAFNGLVTQVESLGGDKLVCEAVIRAIRMAETLPVSKDKDVFEQLKNINLTFKPEL; this comes from the coding sequence ATTCTTCCTTCATTACTAAAATCGACCAGCTTACATATTGCGTTGGTGGTGGTGCTCGTGCTGAGCACTAATTTTCAATCATCTGAACCTAAAGTGCTTGAAGTGCAACTTAATAGTCCTCAAGAGCTGGCTAATAACAAGCAAGCTGTAGAGGCTATTTCAGTCGATCAGAAAGCGGTCAATCAGCGCATTGAAGAGTTAAAAAAGCAAGATGCTGAGAAAAAACGCACTGAACAACAGCGTTTACGTGACCTTGAAAAAAGAGCTGAAAATGCAAAAAAACAGCGTGAAGAGGAAGCACGTCGCATAAAAAAATTAGAACAGCAGCGTAAGCAAAAAGAGCTTGAAAAGAAAGAAGCCGATGTTGCAGCTGCTCAAGCACAAAAAAAGCAGCAAGATGAGCAGAAGAAAGCTAAGCAAGCTGAAGATGAAAAGTTAAAATCACAAAAAGCGGCGCAAGATGCATTGGCTGAACGCAAAAAGCAAGAAGAAGCGTTGAAAAAAGCAGAGCAAGAGCGCTTGAAGAAAGAAGCTGAGGCAAAAGCTGAAGCAGAGCGTAAACGAAGACAAGCTCAAGAAGAGCAAATGTTACAAGAACAATTAGCTCAAGAGCAGGCCGCACGTAATCGGGCTAAACGTCAGCAGGTACTTACCGAAGTTGAAAAGTATCAGGCGATGATCCAAGCAAGGATCCAACAAAACCTGCTACAAGATGAAAAAATGAAAGGTAAACAATGCAAAGTGAATATTAAACTTGCATTTAATGGTCTAGTTACCCAAGTTGAATCACTTGGTGGGGATAAACTAGTGTGTGAGGCGGTAATACGAGCTATTAGAATGGCTGAGACCTTGCCTGTTTCAAAAGATAAAGATGTTTTTGAACAACTTAAAAATATCAATTTAACATTTAAACCTGAGTTATAA